From one Stieleria sp. JC731 genomic stretch:
- a CDS encoding gamma-glutamyl-gamma-aminobutyrate hydrolase family protein — MSSDVMTRKPIIGINCDFKAADRNKPGFAFLAAGYFQSIDAAGGIPVVIPPMNDPQSIARAAELVDGFMMIGGGDLDPRNDGFMLHSSVRPMDPVRETSDRLLMAEIAERRIPLLAIGAGMQLMNVQQGGNLFLHIKEDLPEAVPHLDPHDPNHRHTLEVESDSLVGRVFGDGEIRVSSRHHMAIDEVAPGFRVTARCPDGVIEAIESEMMDWFAIGTQFHPECAAASALDVRIFEEFIEGIVAGKVEADSLRLVA, encoded by the coding sequence ATGTCTAGCGATGTTATGACTCGCAAACCGATCATCGGAATTAACTGCGACTTCAAGGCGGCCGATCGCAACAAACCTGGCTTCGCATTTTTGGCAGCAGGTTACTTTCAGTCGATTGATGCAGCAGGGGGCATTCCTGTCGTCATTCCACCAATGAACGACCCACAATCGATCGCACGAGCAGCAGAGCTTGTCGATGGATTCATGATGATCGGTGGCGGAGACCTCGACCCACGTAACGACGGATTCATGCTTCACAGCAGCGTCCGGCCGATGGATCCAGTCCGTGAAACCAGCGATCGCTTGCTAATGGCAGAAATCGCAGAACGTCGCATCCCATTGCTTGCCATCGGTGCAGGTATGCAACTGATGAACGTCCAACAGGGCGGAAACCTGTTCCTCCATATCAAAGAAGATCTACCCGAAGCGGTTCCTCACCTCGACCCTCACGATCCCAACCATCGCCACACCTTGGAAGTGGAAAGCGATTCGTTAGTCGGGCGCGTCTTCGGCGATGGCGAAATTCGTGTTAGCAGTCGACACCACATGGCGATCGACGAAGTCGCTCCTGGATTCCGCGTCACCGCCCGCTGCCCCGATGGTGTTATCGAGGCAATCGAAAGCGAAATGATGGACTGGTTCGCCATCGGAACTCAGTTCCACCCAGAGTGCGCGGCCGCATCCGCACTTGACGTTCGTATCTTTGAAGAATTCATCGAAGGCATCGTTGCGGGCAAAGTCGAAGCCGACAGCCTGCGTTTGGTTGCCTAA
- a CDS encoding cytochrome C oxidase subunit IV family protein has protein sequence MSAHEGSREGYDFAHPLPLPLLFGVFLVLTALTVLTVFQANFDLGSFDIIVVMIIASVKAILVGAIFMHLAFDKPMNVIWFLGSFVFVALFIIFTLFDNRASHKDNIPVMGDGAAAVAAES, from the coding sequence ATGTCAGCACACGAAGGCTCTCGCGAAGGATACGATTTCGCGCACCCGTTGCCACTGCCGCTGTTGTTCGGTGTCTTCCTCGTCTTGACCGCGTTGACCGTGCTGACGGTCTTTCAAGCGAATTTTGACCTGGGCAGCTTCGATATCATCGTGGTGATGATTATCGCTAGCGTCAAAGCAATTCTTGTCGGTGCCATTTTTATGCACTTGGCATTCGACAAACCGATGAACGTGATTTGGTTTCTTGGCTCGTTCGTGTTTGTTGCCTTGTTTATCATTTTTACGCTCTTCGATAACCGAGCGTCTCACAAAGACAACATTCCTGTGATGGGCGACGGTGCCGCAGCGGTCGCCGCCGAGAGCTGA
- a CDS encoding 3-oxoacyl-ACP synthase III → MRFDQVRLASIGTVLPEEIWSSDDIESRLSPLYERLRLPEGRLELMSGIAERRVWPVGTSPSGPSIKSGKAAIAAAGLQASQIGCLIHASVCRDFLEPATASKVHNGIGLSNDCWVYDVSNACLGLINGAIQIAMMIQTGAIKAGIVVGTENSRMLLESTIAALNEDQSLTRKSVKGAFASLTIGSGSCAWLLTHESLAEDATKLYCGIAEARTEYHDLCVSDSDSAGAGMQPLMETDSEKLMAEGIATGVAGFEKLLTESDWSRSDLDRTVCHQVGVRHRAAMLEAMGLPEETDSVSFPKLGNTGSVALPLTVAAAAARGELVEGDRVAMLGIGSGINSVMLASTWGQTPVAGNVDEI, encoded by the coding sequence GTGAGATTTGACCAAGTTCGATTGGCGTCCATCGGAACCGTCCTACCAGAAGAAATCTGGTCAAGCGATGATATCGAGTCGCGATTGTCGCCTCTTTACGAGCGTCTCCGGCTTCCCGAAGGCCGGCTGGAATTGATGAGCGGGATCGCCGAGCGGCGTGTTTGGCCTGTGGGGACTAGCCCCAGTGGACCGAGCATCAAAAGCGGGAAGGCGGCGATTGCCGCGGCCGGTTTGCAAGCTTCTCAGATCGGATGTTTGATCCATGCCAGTGTTTGCCGCGATTTTCTAGAGCCGGCAACGGCATCGAAGGTTCACAACGGTATCGGTCTGTCAAACGACTGCTGGGTGTATGACGTCTCGAATGCATGTTTGGGGCTGATCAATGGCGCGATCCAGATCGCCATGATGATCCAAACCGGTGCGATCAAAGCCGGGATTGTCGTGGGGACAGAGAACAGCCGCATGTTGCTCGAATCGACCATCGCCGCGTTGAACGAAGATCAGTCGCTGACGCGAAAGAGCGTGAAAGGGGCGTTTGCTTCGCTGACGATCGGTTCAGGAAGTTGTGCTTGGCTTTTGACCCATGAGTCGCTCGCCGAGGATGCGACGAAGTTGTATTGCGGGATCGCTGAAGCTCGCACCGAGTACCATGATCTTTGCGTTAGCGACAGTGATTCTGCCGGGGCCGGAATGCAGCCTTTGATGGAGACGGACAGCGAGAAACTGATGGCCGAGGGGATCGCGACCGGAGTTGCGGGATTCGAAAAGCTGTTAACCGAGAGCGATTGGTCGCGCTCCGATCTGGACCGCACTGTTTGTCATCAAGTTGGCGTTCGGCACCGCGCCGCGATGTTAGAAGCGATGGGGCTGCCTGAGGAGACTGACAGCGTGTCATTTCCCAAGTTAGGGAATACCGGTTCGGTCGCATTGCCGCTAACGGTTGCAGCTGCAGCGGCTCGAGGAGAGCTGGTCGAAGGCGACCGTGTTGCCATGTTAGGGATCGGCTCGGGGATCAACAGCGTGATGCTTGCATCCACATGGGGACAGACCCCGGTCGCCGGGAATGTCGACGAGATTTGA
- a CDS encoding thymidine kinase, producing MAKLYFYYSAMNAGKSTILLQCSYNYQERGMKTLILLPEIDTRDEPGMVTSRIGLAAKAITFNTADHLFSLVESRHLESKLDCILVDEAQFLTRKQVKQLSDVCDHLDIPVMAYGLRTDFQGNLFTGSEVLLAWADTLSEIKTICHCGRKATMVLRVDSKGRPIKDGQQIQIGGNERYVSVCRMHFKAGMCERTPDELPFLDSPE from the coding sequence ATGGCGAAACTGTACTTTTACTATTCGGCGATGAATGCGGGAAAGTCAACGATCCTCCTGCAATGCAGTTACAACTACCAAGAACGCGGGATGAAAACGCTCATCCTGCTGCCGGAAATCGACACCCGGGACGAACCCGGAATGGTCACCAGCAGAATCGGACTGGCCGCCAAAGCGATCACGTTTAACACCGCCGATCACCTGTTTTCGCTCGTCGAATCACGTCATTTGGAGTCCAAACTGGACTGCATTCTGGTCGACGAAGCTCAGTTTCTGACCAGAAAGCAGGTCAAGCAATTGAGCGATGTCTGTGACCACTTGGACATCCCCGTCATGGCTTATGGACTGAGGACAGATTTCCAAGGCAATTTGTTCACGGGAAGCGAAGTCTTGCTCGCTTGGGCCGATACGTTGTCGGAAATCAAAACGATTTGCCACTGCGGACGCAAAGCAACCATGGTGCTGCGGGTCGATAGCAAGGGACGCCCCATCAAAGACGGCCAACAGATCCAAATTGGCGGAAACGAGAGATATGTTTCCGTCTGCCGGATGCATTTCAAAGCCGGAATGTGCGAGCGCACGCCAGACGAATTGCCGTTTCTGGATTCACCGGAGTAG
- a CDS encoding cytochrome c oxidase subunit 3 has translation MATTDAGHSATADHSADSHGHDHDHPSYLAHHFDTPEQQFDSGKLGMWIFLVTEVLFFSGMFCAYAIFRAWRPEVFEGCSQFLNTKLGAINTGVLLFSSFTMAWAVRASQLEQHKKTAALIASTLCCAMIFLGVKAIEYSHKWHMGLLPAGLFTYDPNNPHPEGTPNYLAYICAPFAVATVGILIWLVVSFLRGAKFQFECAKPILVVFLCFFVGVGLGTILESGESGEHAAHVEGADHAAHVDGEHAGDEHADGEHAADDHSEEADVEPAAEPEHVEAIAGLVAPGAMVSSDNQLDLVKRLASDNTNTGSKGELAARQAQNEMAYGAITYNVSDDSSATVAAAEDDVMRKSRAGVFFSIYYCMTGVHAIHILGGIGVLIWLLVRALRQDFNKNYFGPVDYVGLYWHLVDLIWIYLFPLMYLIR, from the coding sequence ATGGCTACCACTGATGCCGGGCATTCTGCCACGGCCGACCATTCAGCCGATTCACACGGTCACGATCACGACCATCCGTCGTACCTCGCCCACCACTTTGACACTCCGGAACAACAGTTCGATAGTGGCAAGCTGGGGATGTGGATTTTCCTGGTCACTGAAGTCTTGTTCTTCAGTGGGATGTTCTGTGCATACGCGATCTTCCGGGCATGGCGTCCGGAGGTATTCGAAGGCTGTAGTCAGTTTTTGAATACGAAGCTGGGTGCGATCAACACCGGCGTGCTGCTGTTCAGTTCGTTCACGATGGCTTGGGCTGTTCGTGCTTCGCAGTTGGAGCAGCACAAGAAAACTGCCGCATTGATCGCATCGACTTTGTGCTGTGCGATGATCTTCTTGGGCGTTAAGGCGATCGAATATTCGCACAAATGGCACATGGGATTGTTGCCAGCGGGATTGTTCACCTACGACCCAAACAATCCGCACCCCGAAGGGACGCCAAACTACTTGGCATACATCTGCGCTCCGTTCGCAGTCGCAACCGTCGGCATCTTGATCTGGTTGGTTGTCAGCTTCTTGCGAGGCGCGAAATTCCAATTCGAATGTGCGAAGCCGATTTTGGTCGTCTTCTTGTGCTTCTTTGTCGGTGTCGGCCTGGGAACCATTCTTGAGAGCGGTGAAAGCGGAGAGCACGCCGCCCACGTCGAAGGTGCTGATCATGCGGCACATGTTGACGGTGAACATGCTGGTGATGAACACGCCGATGGCGAACATGCTGCCGACGATCACAGCGAAGAAGCAGATGTTGAACCGGCCGCAGAGCCAGAGCACGTCGAAGCCATCGCAGGCTTGGTCGCTCCTGGTGCAATGGTCAGCAGCGATAACCAGCTTGACCTAGTCAAGCGTTTGGCGTCAGACAATACGAACACCGGATCGAAGGGCGAATTAGCCGCACGCCAAGCCCAGAACGAGATGGCCTACGGTGCGATCACCTACAACGTTTCGGACGATAGCTCGGCAACCGTCGCGGCAGCCGAAGACGACGTTATGCGTAAAAGTCGCGCCGGTGTCTTCTTCAGTATCTATTACTGCATGACTGGCGTTCACGCGATTCACATTCTCGGTGGCATCGGAGTTCTGATTTGGTTGCTGGTTCGTGCTCTGCGTCAGGACTTCAACAAGAACTACTTCGGTCCGGTTGACTACGTCGGTCTGTACTGGCACTTGGTCGACTTGATTTGGATCTACCTGTTCCCGCTGATGTACCTGATCCGATAG
- the lpdA gene encoding dihydrolipoyl dehydrogenase produces MHSPVVVLGGGPGGYAAAFLAADEGLDVTIVEAEPRLGGTCLLRGCIPSKALLHVAKVIQEVDELKVKWGVSYPGEPSIDVDKVRAQKDQVISNLTGGLANLAKRRKVTVIQARGKFINSTTLALEGDHESIPEGGQITFDHCILATGSVPAMPPVFKVSDRVMDSTGALALADIPETMLVVGGGYIGLEMGSVYAQLGTKVTVVELADGLLPGADRDLVRPLAKRIDKICEGRVLTNTKVGSMAEDGDKVEVTFEGPGHFGHEQFDRVLVSIGRRPVTRDLGLENTSVVVTDRGFVQVDSQQRTADPHILAIGDVAGDPMLAHKATHEGRVAAEVVAGKTSTFDKKAIPAVVFTDPEIAWAGLTETEAKRDGIKVDVESYPWAASGRAQALGITEGLTKWLVEPESGRVLGCGIVGSGAGELIAEAVLAIEMGCEVHDVTDSVHPHPTLSETLMNAGEVHFGTATEIYKPKKK; encoded by the coding sequence ATGCATAGCCCTGTAGTTGTCTTGGGTGGTGGCCCCGGAGGATACGCGGCAGCGTTTCTAGCGGCCGATGAAGGACTAGACGTCACAATTGTCGAGGCCGAACCTCGGCTTGGCGGGACCTGCCTGTTGCGTGGGTGCATCCCCAGCAAAGCTTTGTTGCACGTCGCCAAGGTCATCCAAGAAGTCGACGAGCTAAAGGTAAAGTGGGGCGTCAGCTACCCGGGCGAGCCATCGATCGATGTCGATAAAGTTCGCGCCCAGAAAGACCAGGTGATCAGCAACTTGACCGGCGGTCTGGCAAACCTAGCCAAACGCCGCAAGGTGACGGTGATTCAGGCCCGCGGAAAGTTTATCAACTCAACCACGTTGGCGCTTGAAGGCGATCACGAGTCGATTCCCGAAGGCGGTCAGATCACCTTCGATCATTGCATCCTGGCGACTGGCAGCGTTCCCGCGATGCCGCCGGTTTTCAAGGTGAGCGATCGTGTGATGGACAGCACCGGCGCATTGGCCTTGGCTGACATCCCGGAAACGATGTTGGTTGTCGGTGGCGGTTACATTGGATTGGAAATGGGTAGTGTTTACGCACAGCTCGGAACCAAGGTCACCGTTGTCGAGCTAGCCGACGGCTTGCTTCCCGGTGCCGACCGAGACTTGGTTCGACCGCTCGCCAAGCGAATCGATAAGATTTGCGAAGGCCGCGTGTTGACCAACACCAAGGTCGGGTCGATGGCCGAAGATGGCGACAAAGTCGAAGTTACCTTCGAAGGTCCCGGTCACTTTGGGCATGAGCAGTTTGACCGAGTGTTGGTCAGCATTGGACGTCGACCAGTCACCCGAGATCTTGGCCTGGAAAACACATCCGTCGTCGTGACCGATCGCGGGTTCGTCCAAGTCGATTCGCAACAACGGACGGCTGATCCACACATCCTGGCGATCGGTGATGTTGCGGGCGATCCGATGTTGGCTCACAAAGCGACACACGAAGGTCGCGTTGCCGCAGAAGTGGTCGCGGGCAAGACATCAACCTTTGACAAGAAAGCCATTCCTGCGGTTGTCTTCACCGACCCCGAAATTGCTTGGGCCGGACTGACCGAAACGGAAGCCAAACGTGATGGCATTAAAGTCGATGTCGAGTCCTACCCATGGGCAGCGAGCGGTCGTGCACAAGCACTCGGTATCACCGAAGGTTTGACCAAGTGGTTGGTCGAACCAGAATCGGGCCGAGTTCTCGGTTGTGGGATCGTCGGTTCGGGGGCAGGTGAATTGATTGCCGAAGCCGTCTTGGCGATCGAAATGGGATGCGAAGTTCACGACGTGACCGATAGCGTACACCCGCACCCGACACTCAGCGAAACGTTGATGAATGCGGGTGAAGTTCACTTCGGTACCGCGACCGAAATTTACAAGCCCAAGAAGAAATAG
- the leuS gene encoding leucine--tRNA ligase encodes MPRYNPSEIEPRWQAYWDENKTFATPENPGDKKRYVLDMFPYPSGDGLHVGHPEGYTATDIVSRFARMRGESVLHPMGFDAFGLPAEEHAIRTGEHPRVQTQRNIDNFTRQLKMLGFSYDWDRVLATTDEAYFRWTQFIFLVLFDTWFDHDQQKGRPIAELPIPDDVKAEGDLAVAKFVDSHRLAYLDDALVNWCPKLGTVLANEEVVDGKSEVGGHPVKRIPLRQWMLRITDYAERLLEGLDELEWPAGIKKLQSDWIGRSTGAEVDFYVGGSGDYEAWQAERAKSGFPDAPGLQALRVYTTRPDTLYGATYMVVSPEHPMLEQLTSEEQTAAVRDYCEKASFKSDRERTEGDREKTGVFTGAHAINPVNGKPIPIWVADYVLAGYGTGAIMAVPAHDSRDFQFAVTYDLPVIAVVEPPADLDNRDDILAGKACFEALGNAINSGPFDGQGTQEVKAAITASLSEQGIGNGAVNYKLRDWLFSRQRFWGEPFPILHELDSEGNPTGRMRGVDAGELPVQLPELEDFKPHGRPEPPLAKADDDWLYVTIDGTKYRRETNTMPQWAGSCWYYLRYIDPKNENALVDPELESKWMPVDLYVGGAEHAVLHLLYSRFWHKVLFDRGHVSTPEPFGRLVNQGMILGEVEYSAYYDDDGKFVSAKDVRKAPEGGRQSKDGRAVSSRPVAEDAVEKKGESFVLIDNPAIRVESRAHKMSKSRGNVVNPDVVVKDYGADALRLYEMFMGPLEATKPWSMDGVGGVRSFLDRVWRMVVNDNEDDLVLQEALTDEACDDDQARMLHATIKKVTEDTDAMSFNTAIARMMEFTNFFTRCEKRPTEAVKSFLVLLSPYAPHLCEELWQILGGEQSIALQAWPEWDESALVQKSIEVPVQFNGKVKTKIQIAPDAKPDQMLEAALADERVQSLIADKNIVKKIAVPGRLVNFVVK; translated from the coding sequence ATGCCACGCTACAACCCCTCCGAAATCGAACCCCGTTGGCAAGCCTACTGGGACGAGAACAAAACGTTTGCAACGCCAGAAAACCCCGGCGACAAAAAACGCTATGTGCTGGACATGTTCCCCTATCCCAGCGGCGACGGACTGCACGTCGGCCACCCGGAGGGTTACACCGCTACCGACATCGTTTCGCGGTTTGCGCGGATGCGTGGCGAAAGCGTGCTTCACCCGATGGGATTTGACGCGTTCGGTTTGCCCGCCGAGGAACACGCCATTCGAACCGGCGAACACCCACGTGTTCAGACGCAGCGCAACATCGACAATTTCACTCGCCAATTGAAGATGTTGGGTTTCAGCTATGACTGGGATCGCGTGTTGGCGACCACTGATGAAGCTTACTTCCGCTGGACGCAGTTCATTTTTCTGGTGTTGTTTGATACGTGGTTCGATCACGATCAGCAGAAAGGTCGTCCGATCGCCGAGCTGCCGATTCCAGACGACGTGAAAGCCGAAGGTGATTTGGCGGTTGCCAAGTTTGTCGATTCGCATCGCTTGGCCTACCTGGATGACGCTCTGGTCAATTGGTGCCCCAAACTGGGAACCGTTTTGGCCAACGAAGAAGTCGTCGATGGCAAAAGCGAGGTTGGCGGTCACCCGGTCAAACGTATTCCGCTGCGGCAATGGATGTTGCGTATCACGGACTACGCAGAACGGTTGCTCGAAGGGCTTGATGAACTCGAATGGCCGGCTGGGATTAAAAAGCTGCAGTCCGATTGGATCGGGCGAAGCACCGGCGCCGAAGTGGACTTTTATGTCGGCGGTTCGGGCGACTACGAAGCGTGGCAAGCCGAACGCGCTAAAAGCGGATTTCCCGATGCACCGGGGCTTCAGGCCTTGCGCGTTTACACGACTCGTCCGGACACGCTTTACGGAGCGACCTATATGGTCGTTTCGCCCGAGCATCCGATGCTGGAACAATTGACCAGCGAAGAACAAACTGCAGCTGTTCGAGACTATTGCGAGAAGGCTTCGTTTAAATCCGATCGCGAACGCACCGAAGGCGATCGCGAAAAGACGGGTGTCTTTACCGGTGCGCATGCGATCAATCCGGTCAACGGAAAGCCGATTCCGATTTGGGTTGCAGACTATGTGTTGGCAGGATACGGCACCGGCGCGATCATGGCGGTGCCGGCACACGACAGTCGTGACTTTCAATTCGCGGTGACCTACGACCTTCCAGTGATTGCGGTGGTCGAACCGCCAGCGGATCTAGACAATCGTGACGACATCTTGGCAGGCAAAGCTTGTTTCGAAGCGCTCGGAAATGCGATCAACAGCGGTCCGTTTGACGGCCAAGGTACTCAAGAAGTCAAAGCGGCGATCACTGCCTCGTTGTCTGAGCAGGGCATCGGCAACGGTGCGGTTAATTACAAGTTGCGTGATTGGCTTTTCAGCCGACAACGTTTCTGGGGTGAGCCATTCCCGATCCTGCATGAACTCGATAGCGAAGGTAACCCGACGGGCCGAATGCGAGGCGTCGATGCTGGTGAGCTACCGGTTCAGTTGCCAGAGTTGGAAGACTTCAAGCCCCACGGTCGCCCCGAGCCCCCGTTGGCCAAGGCCGACGATGATTGGCTTTACGTAACAATCGATGGAACCAAGTACCGCCGCGAAACCAATACGATGCCGCAATGGGCTGGCTCGTGTTGGTACTACCTGCGTTACATCGATCCGAAGAATGAAAACGCTTTGGTCGATCCAGAATTGGAATCAAAATGGATGCCCGTCGATTTGTATGTCGGCGGTGCTGAGCACGCTGTCTTGCATTTGCTGTATTCACGATTCTGGCACAAGGTGCTGTTTGATCGTGGTCATGTTTCCACGCCGGAGCCGTTCGGTCGATTGGTCAATCAAGGCATGATCTTGGGCGAAGTCGAATACTCGGCATACTATGACGATGACGGAAAGTTTGTCTCGGCAAAGGATGTCCGCAAAGCTCCCGAGGGCGGACGCCAAAGCAAAGACGGTCGTGCCGTCAGCAGTCGACCGGTCGCGGAGGATGCCGTCGAAAAGAAAGGCGAATCGTTTGTCTTGATCGACAACCCAGCGATCCGCGTCGAAAGCCGCGCACACAAGATGTCCAAAAGCCGCGGTAACGTTGTCAATCCAGACGTGGTGGTCAAGGATTACGGTGCCGATGCGCTGCGTTTGTACGAGATGTTCATGGGGCCGCTCGAGGCGACCAAGCCTTGGTCGATGGATGGTGTCGGCGGGGTACGCAGTTTCTTGGACCGAGTCTGGCGGATGGTTGTCAATGACAACGAAGATGACTTGGTGTTGCAAGAAGCGTTAACCGACGAGGCCTGCGATGATGACCAGGCAAGAATGCTTCACGCGACGATCAAGAAAGTCACCGAAGACACCGACGCGATGAGCTTCAATACCGCGATCGCGAGGATGATGGAGTTTACGAACTTCTTTACTCGCTGCGAAAAACGTCCGACCGAAGCGGTGAAGTCCTTCTTGGTCTTGCTGTCGCCCTATGCACCACACTTGTGCGAAGAACTGTGGCAGATCTTGGGTGGCGAGCAGTCGATCGCACTACAAGCTTGGCCCGAGTGGGACGAGTCGGCACTTGTGCAAAAGTCGATTGAAGTACCGGTTCAGTTCAATGGCAAGGTGAAGACGAAAATTCAAATTGCTCCCGACGCAAAGCCTGATCAAATGCTTGAAGCGGCCCTTGCGGATGAACGCGTGCAATCGTTGATCGCCGATAAGAACATCGTCAAAAAGATTGCCGTTCCCGGACGCTTGGTTAACTTCGTTGTGAAGTAG
- the rpsD gene encoding 30S ribosomal protein S4, with protein sequence MARYTGPKARVNRRLGTLIYETAGAARALDRRNTPPGMHVRGRRPSNYGAALQEKQKIKHYYGLGERQLRRYFDAVSRKAGNTGELLLLMCERRLDNVVRRVGFTKTRPQARQGIAHGHFLVNGVKVDKPSYILRPGDIVEVRGRENLKNLYRGVIANAAPDALDWVTFDSENLKATMLGLPGPSDISLPVDANSVVEFLSR encoded by the coding sequence ATGGCACGTTACACCGGACCAAAAGCTCGCGTTAACCGTCGTCTTGGAACCCTGATTTACGAAACCGCCGGTGCGGCTCGCGCGCTCGATCGCCGTAACACACCTCCGGGGATGCACGTCCGCGGTCGCCGACCAAGTAACTACGGTGCGGCACTGCAAGAAAAGCAAAAGATCAAGCACTATTACGGCTTGGGTGAGCGTCAGCTTCGCCGTTACTTTGATGCCGTTTCTCGCAAGGCGGGAAACACCGGTGAATTGTTGCTTTTGATGTGCGAGCGTCGTTTGGACAACGTCGTCCGCCGCGTCGGTTTCACCAAGACTCGTCCCCAAGCACGTCAAGGCATCGCGCACGGTCACTTCTTGGTCAATGGCGTCAAAGTCGACAAGCCAAGCTACATCCTGCGTCCTGGCGATATCGTCGAAGTTCGCGGTCGCGAAAACCTGAAGAACCTCTACCGTGGCGTCATCGCTAACGCCGCACCAGACGCTTTGGATTGGGTTACCTTTGACAGCGAAAACCTGAAGGCAACCATGCTTGGCTTGCCAGGACCAAGCGACATCAGCCTTCCTGTCGACGCTAACTCGGTCGTCGAATTCTTGTCGCGATAA
- the miaB gene encoding tRNA (N6-isopentenyl adenosine(37)-C2)-methylthiotransferase MiaB, giving the protein MTQRVYIKTVGCQMNVLDSEMVIADLKRHGYTVVDSPEEADCVLYNTCSVREHAEEKVYSALGKIRLSKDKNPEKTIGVMGCMAQKDQELIFKRAPYVDLVVGPGQLHTIPDLLDKVSRGEGRQMAVSLSRKDDKQAVVARSHETFDPLRDPAMRPTPFQAYLRIQIGCDKFCTYCVVPNTRGPEQGRHPEQIVSEARVLAEQGCREITLLGQTVNSYKHTADGNTTDMSALLEMLHEIDGIDRLKFVTNYPKDMTERLLVTVRDLPKVSPYLHVPAQSGSDDVLKRMKRGYTIADYMEMFERIERILPNAAVSSDFIVGFCGETDEDFEKSVALVERCRFKNSFIFQYSVRPGTKASERFEDDVPREVKAERNHRLLDVQNRIAKEENAKLVGQDVQVLVEGPSKKATDPDAAVVQMTGRTHCDRIVVFDGNKRQAGQLLDVHVDDVSSHTLIGRVKTVDVVTIGL; this is encoded by the coding sequence ATGACCCAACGCGTATACATCAAGACCGTCGGTTGCCAGATGAACGTTCTGGACAGCGAAATGGTCATCGCCGATTTGAAGCGGCATGGCTACACGGTTGTTGATTCGCCCGAAGAAGCGGATTGCGTCCTGTACAACACGTGCAGCGTTCGCGAGCATGCCGAGGAAAAGGTCTACAGTGCGCTCGGCAAGATCCGTCTATCCAAAGACAAGAACCCCGAGAAGACGATTGGCGTGATGGGGTGCATGGCTCAGAAAGACCAAGAGCTGATTTTCAAGCGAGCGCCCTATGTGGACTTGGTCGTCGGGCCAGGCCAACTGCACACGATTCCTGATCTGTTGGACAAAGTTAGTCGAGGTGAAGGTCGGCAGATGGCTGTCTCTTTGTCACGCAAAGACGATAAGCAAGCCGTCGTGGCGAGGTCGCATGAGACGTTCGATCCGTTGCGTGACCCGGCGATGCGCCCGACACCATTTCAGGCATACTTGCGGATCCAAATCGGCTGCGACAAGTTCTGTACATACTGCGTCGTTCCCAACACACGTGGTCCCGAGCAAGGTCGACACCCGGAGCAAATCGTTTCCGAAGCTCGTGTGTTGGCCGAACAGGGGTGCCGCGAGATCACGTTGCTTGGCCAGACGGTCAATAGCTATAAGCACACCGCGGACGGCAATACCACAGACATGTCGGCGCTGTTGGAAATGCTGCATGAGATCGACGGAATCGACCGATTGAAGTTCGTCACCAACTATCCAAAGGATATGACGGAACGACTGTTGGTCACCGTTCGTGATCTGCCGAAGGTGTCACCTTATTTGCATGTCCCCGCGCAAAGCGGCAGTGATGATGTTCTCAAGCGAATGAAACGCGGCTACACCATCGCTGACTATATGGAGATGTTTGAGCGGATCGAACGGATCTTGCCAAACGCCGCGGTCAGCAGCGACTTTATTGTCGGCTTCTGCGGTGAGACCGACGAAGATTTTGAAAAGTCGGTGGCGTTGGTCGAGCGTTGCCGTTTCAAAAACAGTTTCATCTTCCAGTACAGCGTTCGGCCGGGCACGAAGGCTTCGGAGCGTTTTGAAGACGACGTGCCACGCGAAGTCAAAGCCGAGCGGAACCATCGATTGCTTGACGTGCAAAATCGAATTGCCAAGGAAGAAAACGCGAAGCTGGTTGGGCAAGATGTCCAAGTCTTGGTCGAAGGCCCCAGCAAGAAAGCAACCGATCCCGATGCCGCGGTGGTGCAGATGACCGGGCGGACACATTGTGACCGGATTGTTGTTTTCGACGGTAATAAACGTCAGGCCGGGCAGCTATTGGATGTGCACGTCGACGATGTTAGTAGCCATACACTGATCGGACGGGTCAAAACTGTCGACGTTGTCACGATCGGACTCTAA